Genomic segment of Erythrobacter sp. BLCC-B19:
CACGATGATCTGCCCTGCATGGACAATGACGATTTGAGGCATGGCAAGCCGACGCTGCACAAGGCCTTCGACGAGGCGACCGCGGTGCTTGCCGGCGATGCGCTCCACGCGCTGGCCTTCGAAATCCTCGCCGACGATGCCACCAGCGAGGATCCCTTTACCCGAGTCGAACTGATCGCCACACTCGGCACGGCCTCCGGCATGAGCGGGATGGCCGGGGGGCAGATGATGGACATGGTCGCAGACGAGGAGGGCGTGATCTATGACCTCCCGGCGATTACCCGGCTGCAACAGCTGAAAACCGGCGCCTTGCTCGCCGCGAGCGTCGAGATGGGCGCGATTCTCGGCAAGCTGCCGCCGCAGGGCCGGGCGCATTTGCGTGCCTATGCCCGCGACATCGGCCTTGCCTTCCAGATCGCCGACGATCTGCTCGATGTCGAAGGCGACACGGACAAGGCCGGCAAGGCGCTGCGCAAGGACAGCGAGCAGGGCAAGCAGACCTTCGTCACGCTGCTCGGGGTCGAGCGCGCGCGCGAACAGGCCCGCGCCCTGACCGATCAGGCGATCGGACACCTGGCCTCCTATGGCGCGGAAGCCGAAATCCTGCGCGCGCTGGCCCGCTTTATCGTCGAACGCGATCGCTGAGCCTCACGGCGGCGAACAGGGAGAGACTTCATGGCATTCCGACAAGTGATTCAGGAAGAAAGCCGGGGCGGCGTGACGATGCGGGTGCATCGCTATGTCGAAAAGAAGATGGTC
This window contains:
- a CDS encoding polyprenyl synthetase family protein — translated: MLVEAHGNVLSDAIKRVQSEIDSLFDALLPVPDDTSARLVEAMRYAAIGGGKRVRPLLVCSTAALFGVSRDAALRAGAAIEAIHVYSLIHDDLPCMDNDDLRHGKPTLHKAFDEATAVLAGDALHALAFEILADDATSEDPFTRVELIATLGTASGMSGMAGGQMMDMVADEEGVIYDLPAITRLQQLKTGALLAASVEMGAILGKLPPQGRAHLRAYARDIGLAFQIADDLLDVEGDTDKAGKALRKDSEQGKQTFVTLLGVERAREQARALTDQAIGHLASYGAEAEILRALARFIVERDR